In the Pungitius pungitius chromosome 5, fPunPun2.1, whole genome shotgun sequence genome, one interval contains:
- the LOC119224472 gene encoding leukemia inhibitory factor receptor: MQRFTTPFIYLLWLHLICSMDHRGSCSVLQPPMTSIGPLQADSDGLSLSLSWRVNHSDSAGHVYEIQILRAGSHAVVYDRNLSLPPVESDAYTWTWTSDVPLKCVDHSARVRQFYNRSVPSPWSNWVTNYGALAQDKTQIFPSQEVLRENTSAVFCCLPKRRDNVTKMTFNNREYPLLGFGASRVKAITVHNLSIPKTFIKRHAVSCSNARGQIGHTFNYVSFPPQKPRNLRCAISDMVNVVCRWDPGRWRDLYDRNKQIHTLHVDNWDQGPVVCAWSSCTFPAAPQREHYNISVVVKNQLGEETESYSFNVSDRVFPLVEVVRVSPDVSHAIVSWAVRGDLTRLDFFCQVATEPGRITWRSCKSGLCQVRLEHLLPNSCYSMRVRCSSSRTFWGDWTQPVSFTTYPMVTLDVWRRIKRLSDPNTRQVTLLWTVHVPGSAAPVNIQGYVVQWSQGGQNRTESKGGGHTWAEVILDAGQHDITVQAVVTGYAVPAHITVPRSDDEGEIILHPRRLSSNAAAGFNLSWRHADSATCGYTVEWCILGCALPCTTVQWLKVPEGNNTLVLSPRHFKAGCRYTFNIYECTEKGHRLLAVQTGYSQELRFVKSPRLIEPVQRTSSSVMLEWSYSEDDPAHPGFITGYLVTAQEVGADPFNVSVADPGRKSVSVDGLQQNQEYVFSVSALTEGGPGEPTRVTIRTSTNYSTPLAKILPPVLLLLGCAVLAWPKRKMLKQIFAYPAGMNINPPELDSFLFETAERLQAQEVEQCSSCAVEVLITTPPVGGPEPRPGSLPRPPLHTDYCPQSVTVLLDRPVRQSITNETYLLTRDTFCESQNF, encoded by the exons ATGCAGCGATTCACAACACCCTTTATTTACCTACTATGGTTGCATCTAATCTGTTCTATGGATCACAGGGGAAGCTGCTCGG TTTTGCAGCCTCCGATGACGAGCATCGGTCCTCTGCAGGCTGACAGCGACGGGCTGAGCCTCTCTCTGAGCTGGCGGGTGAACCACAGCGACTCCGCGGGCCACGTCTACGAGATCCAGATCCTCCGCGCTGGAAGCCATGCTGTCGTTTACGAT AGAAATCTCAGTTTGCCGCCTGTGGAGTCTGATGCTTACACGTGGACGTGGACCTCTGACGTCCCTCTGAAGTGCGTGGATCACTCGGCCAGGGTGCGACAGTTCTACAACCGGTCTGTCCCGAGTCCTTGGAGCAACTGGGTGACCAACTACG GAGCCCTGGCCCAGGATAAGACCCAGATCTTCCCCTCCCAGGAGGTGCTGAGGGAGAACACAAGCGCTGTGTTCTGCTGCCTTCCCAAAAGAAGAGACAATGTTACCAAGATGACCTTCAATAACCGGGAATACCCTCTCCTCGGCTTCGGGGCCAGTCGAGTCAAGGCCATAACTGTGCACAACTTGAGCATCCCGAAGACCTTCATCAAACGCCATGCAGTCTCCTGTAGCAATGCCAGAGGTCAGATCGGTCACACCTTCAACTACGTGAGCT TTCCTCCCCAGAAGCCTAGAAACCTCCGATGCGCCATCTCAGACATGGTGAATGTGGTTTGCCGCTGGGATCCAGGCCGATGGCGAGACCTATACGATCGCAACAAGCAAATACACACTCTCCACGTAGA TAACTGGGACCAAGGACCCGTCGTCTGCGCGTGGTCGTCTTGTACTTTCCCAGCCGCCCCGCAGCGTGAACACTACAACATCAGCGTGGTGGTGAAGAACCAGCtgggagaggagacggagagctACAGCTTCAACGTATCTGACAGAG TGTTTCCCTTGGTGGAGGTGGTCAGGGTGAGCCCTGATGTGTCTCATGCCATTGTCTCCTGGGCCGTACGAGGGGACTTGACCCGACTGGACTTCTTCTGTCAGGTCGCCACCGAGCCAGGCCGCATCACTTGG cGGAGTTGTAAAAGCGGTCTCTGCCAAGTCCGACTGGAACATCTGCTTCCAAACAGCTGCTACTCCATGAGGGTCCGCTGCTCTTCCAGCCGGACGTTCTGGGGGGACTGGACCCAGCCCGTGTCCTTCACCACCT ATCCGATGGTGACCTTGGACGTCTGGAGGAGAATAAAGCGTCTGTCTGACCCGAACACTCGTCAAGTCACTCTACTGTGGACTGTG CATGTTCCGGGCTCAGCAGCCCCCGTGAACATCCAGGGCTACGTGGTCCAGTGGTCACAGGGGGGCCAGAACCGGACCGAGTCGAAGGGTGGCGGACACACCTGGGCGGAGGTCATCCTTGATGCGGGACAGCATGACATCACCGTCCAGGCCGTCGTCACTGGCTACGCCGTCCCCGCTCACATCACGGTCCCTCGGAGCGATGACGAGGGTGAGATTATCCTCCATCCTCGG CGGTTGAGCAGCAACGCAGCCGCTGGTTTCAACCTGTCCTGGCGCCATGCGGACTCCGCAACCTGTGGCTACACTGTGGAGTGGTGCATCCTGGGATGTGCACTACCATGTACCACGGTGCAATGGCTCAAAGTGCCAGAGGGAAACAATACACTTGTCTTGTCTCCTa gACATTTCAAAGCAGGCTGCAGGTATACATTTAATATCTATGAATGCACAGAAAAAGGACACCGACTACTGGCGGTACAGACGGGATACTCACAAGAGCTCC GGTTTGTAAAGTCCCCGAGGTTGATTGAACCGGTTCAGAGAACCTCGTCATCTGTGATGCTGGAGTGGAGTTACAGCGAGGACGATCCGGCCCACCCGGGGTTCATCACGGGTTATCTGGTTACAGCACAGGAAGTAGGGGCTG ATCCATTCAACGTGTCTGTGGCCGACCCCGGCAGGAAGTCTGTCAGCGTGGACGGACTGCAGCAGAACCAGGAGTACGTTTTCTCAGTGAGCGCGCTCACTGAGGGGGGGCCTGGAGAACCGACCAGGGTCACTATCAGGACCTCAACCAACT ATTCTACTCCGTTGGCCAAGATACTGCCCCCCGTCCTGTTGCTGCTTGGCTGCGCCGTTCTCGCGTGgcctaaaagaaaaat GTTGAAGCAGATCTTTGCTTATCCTGCTGGTATGAACATCAACCCCCCCGAGTTGGACAGCTTCCTGTTTGAG ACTGCAGAGCGGCTGCAGGCCCAGGAAGTGGAGCAGTGCAGCAGCTGTGCTGTAGAGGTCCTGATCACCACGCCTCCTGTCGGAGGACCTGAGCCCCGTCCAGGGTCACTGCCCCGGCCTCCGCTCCACACAGACTACTGCCCGCAGTCAGTCACGGTGCTCTTGGATAGGCCGGTCCGTCAGTCAATCACAAACGAGACTTATCTGCTCACACGGGATACATTTTGTGAGAGTCAGAACTTCTGA